The genomic DNA GAATCTTCGCGTCGGAATACAATTTCAATCTCGGCCTCACCGCGTCGCAGCCACTCTACACCGGGGGCGGGCCACCGCCAACATTCGCGCCGCACAGGCCGGACGCGAGTCGGCGGAGATTGGCATCACCAGCGCGCAAGCGCAGGCGCAGCTGGACGTGACGCAGGCCTACTACGATGCGTTGCTGGCCGATCGGTTGTTGACCATTTCCGATTCAACGCTGGTACAGGCCGAGCGCACCTTGCGACAGGTGCAGCTGACACGCAGCGTCGGGTCGACGTCTGAGTTCGAGTTGATCCGGGCACGCGTGACGCGCGACAATCAGCGGCCCGGCTGGCTGCAGGCGCGCACCGCGCGCGATCTCGCCTACGATGCGACTGCGCCAACCACTCAACCTCGACGCCGAACGGGCGGTCGCGCTCACCGACAGCATCGTTGAGGCGCCCCTCGCATCGGTGGTCGCGTCGACCGCACCGATCACCACCGTGAACGTGGCGGCAGCGGACGTGCTCGCGATCGATCCCGCCGTGCAGGCGCTGCGTGGCCCGCACGCTGGCCACCAGCGATACCGGCGCGTCGGGCGAGCTCCGGTGCGCCAGGCACTCAAGGGCGTTGAAGTGGCGCAGCAGCAAGGCTGCGCGCCACGCGCGCGCAGCGGCTGCCATCGCTGGCCGCCACCACCAACTATCAGCGGCTGGCCTATCCCACCAACGTGTTGCCCAGGAGTCTCGCCGACTTCTTCCCCAATTGGACCGTCGGCATCGGGCTCTCGTATCCCATTTCACCTGTGGACGCATCCGCGGCGACATCCTGGCTGCCGAAGCCTCGGTGATCGAGGGCGCAGCAGCGACTGCGACAGGCGCAGGAAGGTGCGGCGCTCGATGCCCGGTCGTCCACCGCGAAGCTGACCGAGGCGGAAGCCTCCTGGCGAGCCGGCGTGGGCACGGCCGAACAAGCGCAACGCGCGTACGAGATCGCGGAAGTGCGTTTCCGCGAAGGCATCTCCACGCAGTTGGAACTCTCTGAAACACGCGTCCAGTTGCAGCAGGCGTTGGCCAATCGCGCCCGGGCCGCGCGTGATCTGCAGGTGGCCCGCAAGCGACTCGAGTTGCTGCGCGATCTTCCATTGTCTTCCGGCTTCACTCCGTCAACCAGTTCGAATCCATGATGACCACGACGCGCCGGATGGCGCCCACTGCTACATCGATCGCGCTGGCCAGCGCGCTCATGCTGGCGCCTGCAACAAGGCCAAGGAAGCTGTTGCCCACGACGGCCGCCACCGCGCAGTGACCATCGGCCCCGACAACATCGCCGTCGCGACCACTGATACCTCGCGCAGCGGTCCGGCCATCTCGGGCACGCTGGTGGCCGACCGCGAAGCGCGCATTCGCGCCGAGATTGGCGGCGCCGTGCTGCACACGTATGTTGACGCCGGTCAGCGCGTGGCGGCAGGAACGCCGTTAGCGCATTGATGACGGTGGAAGTGCCGCACGAAACCCCATTGTCCGCACGCTCCAATGTCACGCAGGCTACCGTCGGCGCCGATCGAGCCGCGCGGAATTGAAGCGCGCGAAGACGTTGTTGGCGGCTGGTGCCATTGCGGAACGTGATGTCGAAGGCGCCGAGCGGGCGTTAACGTGTCAGCGCAGGCGCAACTGGGGCCGACGCCGATTCGCGTCTCCAGCACGATGGAGAAGAACCTGCAACAACGCCACCATTCGCGCGCCGTTCGCGAGCATTGTGGCGGAGAAATCAGTGAGTCCCAGTGACATTGTCGCACCCGGTGCGGCGCTGTTCACGGTGATTGATCGCGCAGCCTGAAGGTTGGGGGCGTCGTTACCGACGTCGGCACTGGCCGATGTGTGCGCGTGGGCGCGCCGGTGATGTTCACGGTGAACGGGTCCGGACAATCAACTGGAGGGACGCATCACCCGCGCTAAGCCCGATGACGGATCCGCAAACGAACCAGGTGAGTCTGCTGGCCACCGTGCCCAATGCGAAGAATGCTTTGGTGGCGGGACTGTTCGTGGAAGGTCGTATTGCTGCCGAGAAGCGCATCGGGATCCTGGTGCCCGAGAAAGCCGTTGATCAAACAGGCATTGTGCCGATCGTGATGCGCCTCGGGGCGGCAAGGTGGAACGCGCGTGGAAGTGCAGGTGGGCGTGCGCGACGAGGGCGCGGAAACGCTGGAGATCCGTTCGGGACGGGCGACACGGTGTTGCTGGGTGCCGCACGCGGGATCTCGATAGGATCGTCGACATTGGTGGTGTCGTCACCAAAAGACGCACCGGCGGCGCCGGTCAAGAACAACTAGGCCGACGGTCCGTCAGCCAGGAGCACACACGGGATATCCATGTTCATTTCAAATTTTGCGATCAGCGTCCGCTCATCACGGTCGTGTCCATGCTGGCGCTGGCGGGATTCCGGACTGGTCGCGCTGTTCCGACTGAAGACCAACGCAGGTTTCCGGTGGTGCAGCCGCCGGTGGTGCAGACCACCATATTGTATCCCGGTGCCGGACCCGAGCAGGTGGAACGTGAAGTGCTGGAAGCCGATCGAGGAAACCATTCAGGGCCATCTCAGGCGTGAAGAGCGCTAACAGCGAGGCGCAGGACGGTTTCGCGCAGATCACCACCGAGTTCGAATTTTCCAAGCCGTTGCGGGATGCCACACAGGAGATTCGCGACGCCATCGGCGCAAACAGCGGGACCTGCCGCGAGGAGATGGAAGTGATCCTCCGGCGCTTCAATGGGACCGACGCACCGATCGTCACGCTCTCCCGGTGTTTTTCCACGTCGCTGACCCCGGCGCAGTTGACGCTCATCGCCGATCCGGGCATCACGCGGGAACTGCGTTCGATTCCCCAGGGTAGCCGACGTGAAAGTCACCGACGCGGTGAAAACGCAGACTCACCATCAATCTCGACCCGCAGCGGCTGCGGGCGGTAAGCGTGAGCGTGCCGCAAGTGGTGCGGGCGCTGCAGCAGGGAGATCATCTGGCCGTGCCGGTGGGCCGGGTCACCAGCGCGCTGGACAAGACGCACCATTCGCCTGCAGGGCCCGCTTGAACGGGCCGCAGGATTTCATACAGCTAGTGGTGGCCGAGCGCGGCGGCAACGTGGTGCG from Gemmatimonadaceae bacterium includes the following:
- a CDS encoding TolC family protein, yielding MVHHANLRVGIQFQSRPHRVAATLHRGRATANIRAAQAGRESAEIGITSAQAQAQLDVTQAYYDALLADRLLTISDSTLVQAERTLRQVQLTRSVGSTSEFELIRARVTRDNQRPGWLQARTARDLAYDATAPTTQPRRRTGGRAHRQHR
- a CDS encoding TolC family protein translates to MRQAQEGAALDARSSTAKLTEAEASWRAGVGTAEQAQRAYEIAEVRFREGISTQLELSETRVQLQQALANRARAARDLQVARKRLELLRDLPLSSGFTPSTSSNP
- a CDS encoding efflux RND transporter permease subunit, producing the protein MSMLALAGFRTGRAVPTEDQRRFPVVQPPVVQTTILYPGAGPEQVEREVLEADRGNHSGPSQA
- a CDS encoding efflux RND transporter permease subunit, whose translation is MKSANSEAQDGFAQITTEFEFSKPLRDATQEIRDAIGANSGTCREEMEVILRRFNGTDAPIVTLSRCFSTSLTPAQLTLIADPGITRELRSIPQGSRRESHRRGENADSPSISTRSGCGR